Genomic DNA from Leishmania donovani BPK282A1 complete genome, chromosome 32:
AAACGAAGCACAaacggcggaggaggacataAAAAGAATACGATCGGGAAAGTAAACCAGTGAGCATACTTATGCAGGTGTAGTAAGCTGATAACAACTGCTCGCGTCTGCCTGTGTCGTTCATTCACCTCTCCTGTCCTTCTTCCTCATTAGctctttcctccctcttcttttcgtttttttttttcacgtcCTGTTCCTGTACGCTgacccccacccacccacccacttCCCTCCGTGAAATTCACACCTCGATTTCTCTCTCGGTGGATGCGTCCTTGTTGTTTTTGAGGCTGCGCTGGCTttactgctgctgtggtttATCTATACATCTTGGTAGCGGCACCTTCTGTCCATTACGTTTTCCGTCAAGTGTGGACCGCCTCTGTCGTTGCTGTTTTTCGTTGCCCCCTCTTTTGTGTGTTTATTTCGTCTTGCGGTCGGTGGTTGTCCTTTTTTGTGACAGgccctttgtttttttttcttctttctctttctgttATTATTATTACTACTATTATATTATTGTGTTCCCCCGACACCGTTGATCGGTGCAAGGGAAAGCCCTTTTGCctcgccccgccccctcctcagACACACTCACAAAGAAGGGCCGCTTCTCCCCCGATAACAGCGTGtctgtgttgttgttttcaCCACCCCTCTTCCACTTTTTCCcactgcgcgcgtgtgtgtacaAACCTGCTCTCTCACccttttttcgtgtgtgtgtgttttcaTCCCCAGTGCTCGTCTACTTGTGTGTTGTGCTCGCGCTGGTATTCCTGTTGCTTACCTTTACACGTGTCGAGTTCTTGTTCCGCTAGCGTAGGTGATTGCTGTTTACGCATTTGGTGCGCAGCCTTGGCGTTGAGTATACgcaaacagagagaggcgtgcGCGGAGCCCTCCATCTCACTCATCTGTTTGTTCTGTATTGTTTATCACGCCACGCTTCTCTGCGCACCAAGCAGGGCAGTCAAGACCCCCTGCTTTCCCCACTCCGCATACACATAGGAGTGTTGTCACTCCTCAACGGAAGCAGAATTCAAGGGCGTCCTCCtaagcagcagcggcagcagcatcacacacactcacacacacacacacacacacacactcacacacacacacaaagagcgATGTCGGCTCTTCCGCACATTCAGAAGGAGTTCCGCAACCTCACGAAAGACCCGCCGGCGGGCTTTCGTGTGGAGCTGAAGGACAACAGCTTCTTCACCTGGATTGTGTGGTTTACCGGCCCGGAGGGAACCCCGTACGCCGGCGGCCAGTACAAAGCGTCGCTGACGTTTCCGAAGGAGTTTCCGATGGAGCCGCCCACCTTCCGGGTCATCTCGTCCTTTTGGCACCCGAACGTGTACGCGGATGGGCGAGTGTGCATTTCCATTCTGCATCCCCCAGGCGTGGACGAGATGAATTCGGAGGAAACGGCGATGATGCGCTGGACACCCGTGCAGACCATCCGCTCCGTCCTGCTCTCCATCGTCTCCCTTTGGAGCGACCCCGATCCGtccgacgccggcgctccGGCGAACGTGGATGCCCTGGTGCAGTACCGCAACAGGCGTGCTGAGTTCGACGCAAAGTGCCGGAGCCTGGCAGAAAAGTCTCTCACGGAGCTCCCGGAGGACTTTGAGCCGCCGTGCATGGAAGAGAAAGTGGAGGTGACCAAGGCACCGGGTGACACCTTTGACTATATGCTCTCCGAGGACGATCttgaggacgaggacgacttCGACGACTTCAGCACCCCTGCCCCTGCCGCGTCCGCTagcgctggcgcagccgcctcaaGCGATCCGGCAAAGAAGTATGCGGAGGAGCTGATGCAGCTCCGCGCGATGGGAGTGGGTGAGGGCAAATCCGACGCTGACCTGCTCAATCTGCTAATCAAGCACCGTGGCGAGCTGGCCAGCGTCATCGGCGACTTATCATGATTGTGTGCTGACGTCACAGACAGACCGCGGAAGCAGCAAAGCACTCGAGACGTGCGAGTGTGTTTCGACTGCTTCGTCTTTTCTGTCTCTTCTTCCGGTGCTCTTGTGTGAGGTGTGCAGCAGAtgctctttctttctctggTACGTTTTATGTGTATGCTTGCCCGTATGTGagatgtgtgtgcatgtggtGGTGTAACTGTGTGCTTCCCTGTCTCTCTTGTCTCCCTCGACGTTtcggcgcaggtgcggccAGGCGGTCCTTGCCTCTCGGCGCTGCTAGGGTTGACATCAAGGGCACGAACAGCAAGAGGAAACAGAAGGAAGCGCTGGGGCAACTACCGCAAAACCGCGAGCCACCCTCTCCGCGTGTGTTGCTTGATAACAATTGGCAGCCGAGTGGACCGAGACACATGTTGGTGTGGCTTTGTGGCGGTCGTGTGCAGGTGACGCGGGAGGTAGGGGGCGAGAAATAAGGAGCGAAATGATTTTTTTTTAAACCTTCCTGTGGCACCCCCGTCTCTCGTGCGCTGTGCTCATTCCTCAGCGCCACGGCGGGGATCTGCTTCGAACGCGTTCCTGCGCGCATAATGCCCCTTTTCAGTCAAGTCGTTCCGGCTTTTTTGACTCATAGCTGGATCCCGAGTTTTACATGGCCTGATTCACGCGCACTGCCAATGCGCCCTCTGCGTTTCGCCGTGTGCTTCACTGATGTACTTTGTCCCTCGACGCCGCTCCTTACGATTGCCCCGTTGCTTTCCTTTCACGCGTTAAGTTGCCCTTGGTGTGCCCGCCACATCCCGCCACACGCTCAACCTCTCTCTCACTGATACCCGACGGACGGCGGCTTGCAGAGAGGTGAGCACGGAGGAACAGACGCACAGGCATTCGTTCAGAGCATTGAAAAGTACGTTTGTGCTTTGCCTTCCTTAGCGCTCCGCTGCGCACTAGAATCCATCACTACCCTCGCGCCCTTGCCACCCTCTGCGCCCAGTTATCCATTCTACCTTCTCCCTGATATCTACGCTTGGATGCCCTCAAAGGAGTTCTCGGTGCCTTCCCGCGCCGCCTGCCCTGTATCGTGCTCATCCTTTGTGAAcagccgcttctgcagcttgCCCCTCTGGGATGATGCTCAGGTGGCCCAGGAAAACTGGGGCGGCCCGCTGGCTGTGCCCGTAGCGAGCGGCGGGGGCGACGACGGGGGCAAGGAAGCAAAGCAAGCCTTGAGCAAATCCAAGAATATCACTGGTGGCAGGAACGCGCTAACgtgcgcggcagaggcgcactTTGAGGACGAGGCAACGCGTCACAGCGTCGAGGATTTTATCGCATTGCTCTGCCCGCCGCTACAGTCGGACCCGGAGGCCGGGGAGGTGTGCGACGGGTCCTCGTCCAACGAGGTGACCTGGCTTCGACCGGCGGAGGTGTTCTCCCCTTTCCGTCCGGTGGTGCACCGCAACGTTACACCGTTCGTTAACCCGTACGCAACGGCGGAGACTTTGGTGCCGGTCGATGCCAAAGCAGAGGAGGCACGGTGCCAGGAGCTGTTGTCTGCAGCCGCTTGCAACGCCAACAACAGCACCGGACACCGCAAGAGCGCCGGTCTCGCGCGGCAGAGCGACGTGGCGACTCCTGAGCCGCAGGCGTTTCATCTGCTGTACCCCGAGACCATCAGCGTACTGGACACGTTCTCGCATGAGGAGAGAGGGCTTTGGTCGAACTGCACGCCTACAGAGTCGGTGAGGCGATATCGAGCGCTGCCCCCGCTAATGCAGCCTTACGATGGCGCACTGATTGCTGGCTGCGCCgagacgccggcgcaggcgtGCGAGTCGCGCTACAGCACCAGTCTGCGCCACAAGCTCAAGCAAGCCGAACAGCTGGCTGCCCTAACAAACGCGCCGCCGTTCCTGATGAGTGCCTTTAACAGCGCTCTGctggcggtggagcaggcgcagcggtACGTGCCGGAGGGGTGGTACCTGTGGGAACTTGTATACCCGCATGCCCCCGGCACGTGCCACCCAGTGTACAACCCGTTTGGCAAATACGCCGTGAAGCTGTTCGTCGACGGCGCCTACCGCAAGGTGCTTGTGGATGACTGCCTGCCAGTAGACGTGCTTGGCCGTCCGCTGCTCAGCACTACAAGCCGGAAGGAGCTCTGGCCATGCCTAATCGCGAAGGCCGTGCTGAAGGCGctcggcgccgtcagcggAGTGCAGGCCTTGACCTCTTCACCGGAGCTGATTGTGGCGACGCTGTTGGGCAACTGGGTGCCGCAGTACCTTTCCCCGAGACACAACACCGTCTCTGCGaccgcgctgcttctcctctaCCAGCGTCAGCTGACGCAGCTGGAGAGCCTGGCGGAGCCGTTTGCGAAAGAGTCGATCGCAAGCGCAGCGGGGGATGGCGGGGCCGACGGCACGGGCGACGTTACGGGGAAAGACAGGAAGAACAGTGCGCGTGGCCAGCGCGTGTCGGTGGTCACTGCGCCGCAGAAGCGCACCCCGTCAATCGGCGCTGGTAAATCTTCGgtgaggcggcagcagagcagccGTTCAAGTGGAGTCTCTGGCGGTGacaacgaagaggaggacgcACTGAAGCCGCTGAGGGCTACGGAGTATTGCGAGCCGGTCATTGATGAGCCCCTGCCTGAGCAGCCCTTTTACGTCTGCGGCTTGCACGCACCGCCCGCTGAGGCGCTGAAGTCGGAAGCTGCACATACCGCCCGCGGCGGCTACGGCTTCGGACCGCAGCTATATACGATCCACGCGATGAGGCCCTTTCGCAACACAGTGGCGCTGTTGCTGCACACCACTCCCCGCGCGTGCCTCTCCGAGGGAGTTTTCGAGGAGGATAAGGACGCAGACGACGTGAGCGCACTGCATGACTGGAGCAGTCGCACTACAAAACGCGGTGCGCATGCAGCCAGCTCAGTGAAACCGCCACGTGCTCCCGACGGTGTAGCACCGGccgacgccgtcggtgcACAAGGGGGCCCGACTCCCATCACGGACATGGTCGTCATGGACAGCGACAGAGCGGCTTCTGTGACTTCCTGCTGGCTGACGCTGGAGGAATTCATGTTACGCATGGACACGATCATTGTCTGGCGCAAGCTGGCCGGGCGGTATGCCAACGCCGTCTCCGTCAGCGGAGAGTCTCTCCTGCGTCACCAAGGCCATGTCTCTGCGACCGGAGACAACGGGGCCAGTGATTCCTCGTCAtcagcggcgtcgcgcaaGAAGTCACCGCCCGCGCGCCGCGGGgagacagcgacgacggccgccgcggcatccgGTGCCACCGCACAGCCCCCtactccatcgccgccgtcgagtATGTGGTGGAAGCTGACGGCCGAGAAGGCGTCGGAGGCGGTTGTCATCGTGTCGTGCccggcgctgacggaggcCGTCGGTCGCGGCACCCTCGCCGAaaaggtgccgccggcgacggcgccattGTCTCACTCTTGGCTGTCGGTGGGGTTGCCGGACAAGGTGGCTAGCTGTGGGGAGTCACTCGAGCCCGCGGGGGCAcaactgcagcggcgcgtgcacTTTCACCACGTTCAGTGGGATCGTGCGGAGCCGCTGAACCACATCGGATCCCTCACCTACGCGAACGGCGTTCTGTGCTCGACGGTGCTGTACTTCCGCCCCGGTGTGCATCTGATCCGCGTTGATCTACACCACGTGCAGGTCGCTGATAAAatttcctttctctctgaCGCTGAGATGGACGTGCAGTTGGACCTGTCGCACGACGCCAGCCGCGACGGATTTGCATGCGTGACAGACGCCGGCGTATACCCGGCAGTGCAGTCGTGCGACACGGAGAATGTGTGGCTGAAGCGCGTCTTCACCCTCGCTGCCCCGACGTGTGTGACGCTGCAACTGTCGACGCTGGACTCCACCGAGGATGTGGGGGCGCACCGGCAGATTTACACCGCCGCTAGCCGggcatctgcagcagcgtcgggtgggaggggcggcggcaaccacagcaacgcggcggcgagcgggCGGGGCGCACCGCACGGTGggggcaccgctgcgggGGCTGGAAAGTCTGGCAACGCGCCTCCGGGGCCAGGCTCCACTGCCGCGGACGGAAAGAAGCGCGGTGATGGAACGCTGACGGCGGATGCGAAGAATGGCGTCGTATCAACCGTCCCGGCCAGGGATGCCTCGGTGCCCATCTTGCGGTTCACCTCGCTCGTACTGGTGAACCTAGACCGCCCAGAGGACTTCTGCGTCGGGACTGCTGGACGACTGGTGAAGCTGCATCTGAAGCCGAACGAGAAGGGGTATCTGATCATGGCATACACCGTTGTGCCGTCCCTTATGGCGCAAAATGCGCAACGGCATAACAAGGCCGCTGACGTGGCTGGCGGTACGGGCTCGTTGCTGCCAACGATCACGCCGATGGACTCGctcgcagaggaggaggggctccAGCCGCCagagtcgtcgtcgttgggTAACTCATTTTCTCCCGCTGCCTccacggcgccaccgccgctcttTCCTGCGGGGCGGTGGAAGCTGGTACTTCGCTCCAATGCGGAGCTGCAAACCTTCGACGCCGTTGCCCACAACTTGCATAACGTGGCGATCGTGGCTGACCTCCCTCGTGGTGGATCGCCGATCCTGTTCCGCCGCACGTGCACGATTGTGGAGACTACCCATGTCTCCATCGTCGCGGACCTGCGCGCCCCCGTTCCCATGCCGTACACCGTGCGCATCGTGCGCCtgcctgcgccagcagcgtcgacgtCGACATCCACTACACCGAGAGCGCTGCGGGGACCTAACAACAACATCCTGCCTGCCAGCGTGCCGGAGCCGCTCGCGATAGATGCTGGCCGCGGTGCCGGGGCAGCGCCTTCGCGCGGGAGCATGTTTGTCGTATACGAGTCGCCCCccacgcagcaccgcctctttGTCGCCGACGTTCTTCTCAGTGCTGCGGCCGACACGAGCTTGGCGAAGGGCGGCAAAGGGCCTGCCACGTCGAGTTCGacagggggagggatgaCGGCCTACGCTATtgaggccgccgtcgccgaggcGGACGCTGCGGCGTGGAACGAGCGCTGTCGGCGGAGCCAAGAGGACGCGTTTCTGCAATACCGCGAGGCTGCAGAAGAACAGGCCTCCGTTTCGAGCGGGCGCGACCTGGCCGAGTACCAGCGAGACCCTGTCGCCTTTGTGCAGCGTAAGAGGGAGGCCTCCGCTCAGCGCCGACAGTTTGCCACGGAGGCTGCTGAGAAGGCCACACCGCGCTCGACAGCGATAGCGCGGAAGCGTAGTGGCATGACACGGCGACAGAGTCATCACCTGTCTGCGGGGCTGGAGAACCTTCCGAAGGACTCGCCTCGTCGGCACTCATCGTGCACGCAGCCAGAAATGGCGCAGGAGGGCGACATTCGACACAGCCTGGACAATGTAGACCCTGACACAATCGTACGCATGAGCGTTCACCTGAGCTTCTCCACCTCGCGCGCAGAGGTGAAGGCAGACACGCCGGCGCCAGACGCGCTCGTGGAGCTACGCAAGCACATGAGGGAGACGGTGTCGTGGCTGCAGGAGTGGAATGAGCCCGGCTCCGCTGGTGGGGActcgacggcagccgcgtgcAGCGTTAGCCCCATGGGGGCTGCCACCTCGTCGGGCGGCAAATCGGGGGCGCAGCGGGGTCAGCGcgatgcggccgccgcggctgccaccgTGGAGGATGCTTTGCGATCCGAGGCAGCCCGGCAGAGCCGCGTCGAATACCTGCGCAACCCGCAGCACCTCTTCGTCCCCTCCTTCGACTCAGAGTACAACACGGACGCTGCCGAAACGCCCAccatcgcctccttcgcACATCGAGCGAGGCacgacgccagcggcaaCAGTAGCGGGACCGGGGCTGCTCACTCCGTAGCAACCGGCGGCATTCAAGGCGCACGCTCCTATCGCAGGGAGCTCTCCCAGGCGAGCGTAGGCACGTGTGCGAGTCTCTCGGACGACCCTCATGCGCCGTACTCGCCACCCGTGCTGATGCAGGATGGACCCGCCACGCAGTTTCGCTACGCGGccccgctgcagcagccgcagtaCTGCATCGAGCTCCTGCCACTGCGAAGCTGGGAGGAGTCTCCGAGCGTTGCCAGTCAAGGTAAGGATGGCGCTGGGGGCCTTGGTGCCGCTGGGGCTGCGGCGACCAACCGCGGAAAGCGACTGAAGAGCTCAGGCTCACCGTCTGCGGCCTTGTCTGCACCAGCTCGTCCGCACGGTAGCGGGCCGGTGATGACGAGCGGCAGCTCTCCGCGATCCTTTGCGGAGGTGACGCCAAGCGGCCTCTCtaccgcagctgctgccgccgcatgcACCCTGTCTTGCCCGCTCACAGCCGCCGAGCGCGAGACGATCCTTCTGCGCATGCGTCGACCCCTGGCCGAGGCGTCGGAGAGCTGGGACCTCGCTCTCGGCCAGGCACGCGTTGCGAAGAGTGAGAGCCAGGCGCAGCTCCGAAGTAGCTTCCACGCGTACTATGAGGCGATGGTGGAGCAGAAGGCGGCGAGCGGCGACATGAGTAGCATAGCTGTTCCCGTTGTGTACCACTCCCTGCTGGGTCTCAAGGAGGAAGACCTGGGGGTGTCACTCAGGCCTACAAAGTCGCTTGTGTTTACGTAGGTCTATTGGTTTGCTTGCGGGGTTCTTGCCGGGCACCGACCATCCCTCCGTTGTGCTCATCGGTAGACGCGATTAGGGGTGAACTCAGTGTTGCGCTTGTCCCTttctccttcacctcctcctcccctctctcttttgccccccccccctgcagCGTGTCCATGTGGGTCTTTCCCAGAAGGGCGCTTCGTTCATCGACTTTACGGTCTTCATTCATGTACAAGAGcatctttttgttttctgtggTCGGCGTTGCGTGATAAGCGCCTCCTTTTGTGTCTCCGTCTTTCATGCTCCCTCTTCGTGGGCGCACGCGGCGTCTGAGAGGCTGTCAGTCTGCCTTGCAGCGCCTCTCCCGTGGCCCGCCGATGTACTAGGGCGTTGCCTCTGCCTTccccctctgcctccctctcctacGCTGAAATGTACGCGGAGGCTTTTGAATGGAAGCGGatctgcgcgtgtgtggcggagtaacgagagggggagagaggggttGCGGGAGAAACCCGTTCCGCTCTCGAGCAGTGTCCCTGGCGACACCTTTCCGAAAGGTAAACCAAACGGTTTAACTGAAGCACGCATGCAGCAGGAAGTGGCGGCTCCGTGCCGGCTGTGGCTCATGCCCAGGGGATGTGCGATCCCCACCGCCGGCATACATCCGGCCTTTGTCGCGACCAAACGATCTGTGCATCACCGCCCCAACGGCACGCCTTTTGCATCCTTGGCCCTCACCGAGAAAACGGTGACAGCTCGGTAAGCGAGAAAGCGAGGAAGCggacaagcacacgcgcgcggacgtgtggtgctgcgcaggcgcgctggttgcgcacgcacacagagatgGTCGTCTActtcccctcctcttgtTGAACGTCGTGCTTTCcttcaccagcaccaccgtccCTCGCACTCCCTGCAAGTGTCTCCTCTCCTCACCCCGTACTTTCTCTTTCGGAAATATTCACTCCatcttctctttcttcgaCTACTTGCGTGTgccgtcacacacacacacacacacacgcacgcacgcacgacgaAACTCCGTCGCTCATCCGTCACACTCTCGCACATTATACGTGCACATACGCCTAcatttgtgtgcgtggatCTACAGACTTTGCACTTCACAAACCATTACTTCCATatttctccttttttttctttctctaGTCTCTTGTTGTATCAGGAAAagacgtgtgtgcgcgagtgCTGACCCCACTTCCGTCACCCTTCTTCCACTCTTGACCCATTTCTATCTCTGTCACTCTCTCTACTTCCGAGTGCATCTCGTACCTTGTTCTTCTGCCCGCTTTCATATTGTCCTGTTAGCattccttttccttctctcgcccgcttgcgccccccccccctcccactcaTTCTCTCTTTCCACGTGTCTCGTGctttggtgtgtgtgcgcgcactcCTTCGGTCacgctcttccctcctcaACCCGCCACcgtccttctccctctgtgctttttcttgttcgacacttttttctcttcttaTTCGCCCCCTCCGCGACGTTCTCTTACGCGCGTGCGTTAGCGTGTCCCTCCTTGTCGCtctttctgtgcgtgtgtgtctgtctctcgCTTTTTCTTTCATTGTGGAAGTGCATCCAGAGCTGTTTGTTCTGCTCACATCAACGACTCTGAACGTAGAACAGAAAGGAAGCGACATAGGTTGTTTACTCTTGTGCTTGAAccgttgttttctttttttttgtgctaGTTTGCTCTTGttcaccctccctcctcctctctctgcgtgtgcctgtgcgtgtgtctttgTACGCGTGGTTTTATTTTTGTTGATTTTGTTTTTTCTTGCATTTTCACATTTTCTTCGCTCGTTTCTTTcgtcccccctctctccgccccttctgctctcctctcctctcctccctccctcctgcgtgcgtgtgtgtatgcgtgtcgCTTCATGTCAGATTCGTTTGCGCTTCCTGTAATTGCCGTAAACGTGGTTGTCTCTTTCATTCTTTATTCCTTACCGCgcgcgttgttgttgcgcgTACGTGTCTTGGGGTGTATGCTTGTTGTTTAGCGTCTGTACTTCTTTGTATTGATTTCATTTTTCGTTCTTTTATCTTTCAGGCTTGCCCGTTTCACATGCTGTTCGATTTGCGTCTCTCCTGATTTTGTTTCTCGTCCCCTCCCTCGttttctccccccccccctttctgtgtgctctttctttttctatCGTCGACTTCATCGTGCCTTTCACCCTGTGTGAAGGCTCTCGGTCCCCCTCGACGTTTCATAATCACCACCACTCTTGTCCTCCTCGACTTGTGTGCCTCACGGCTGCACCCCGCCTTCTCCTTACCTCCCTCTACCAGGCGGCGCGCATCCTTCTTGCTCCTGATTGAGTCACCCCGCACaactggtgtgtgtgtgttttatTTCAAAGGTGATTCATCACAGAGCGGGGTAAGCCCTTGCGTAGCATCGGCAAGGTGAGAAAAATAACGAGCCAGCCACGAGCGTGAACTTGTCGGCACAGCTCCAGCGGAAGGGGATAACCGAATCCTAGAAGAGCGCCGACGAacagctgcgcaagcgctTCCTGACGTGGCGGTATCGGTGAGTCGAAGCTCTTGTTGTGAGTACAAAGGgacgacgaaaaaaaaagatacaATATTGAGAATACAGAGACCTATCGCgtacgccccccccctctccagTCATTGAGGCTGTTTCAAAAGAAGGGATACAGACAGCGGCGGGCGCTCGTGTGATTATCGCTGGCttccctctttttgtttttgcctCCTACACCCCCTGTGCTCACGTTTCTGCGGGTTGTGTCTGCATTGCTGTATCCCTCGCTGGCACTGGTTACCTGCAACACGTGGCATATATTTGtgttctttgttttttgtGGTGCCCTGCTTCGGTGGTTCTTGCGGTCTTTCGACAAGAAAAGCATTCGCATTATATTTGCACCTGCCGTCTTTActctttgtgtgcgcgtccaCGTCTCTTTCCCCCCTCCTGTCTTCCTCTGCTCTTGGTTGCTTGCTCTGGTGTCCGTTGTGTCTCTCCATATCTCCTACACATCTcacgtctttttttttattctCGGTCCCCTTTTTTGTCTGCGCTTTatttttcgtgtgtgtgtgcctgtctgtgcgtgggtgtgtct
This window encodes:
- a CDS encoding ubiquitin-conjugating enzyme protein, putative is translated as MSALPHIQKEFRNLTKDPPAGFRVELKDNSFFTWIVWFTGPEGTPYAGGQYKASLTFPKEFPMEPPTFRVISSFWHPNVYADGRVCISILHPPGVDEMNSEETAMMRWTPVQTIRSVLLSIVSLWSDPDPSDAGAPANVDALVQYRNRRAEFDAKCRSLAEKSLTELPEDFEPPCMEEKVEVTKAPGDTFDYMLSEDDLEDEDDFDDFSTPAPAASASAGAAASSDPAKKYAEELMQLRAMGVGEGKSDADLLNLLIKHRGELASVIGDLS
- a CDS encoding calpain-like cysteine peptidase, putative; translation: MPSKEFSVPSRAACPVSCSSFVNSRFCSLPLWDDAQVAQENWGGPLAVPVASGGGDDGGKEAKQALSKSKNITGGRNALTCAAEAHFEDEATRHSVEDFIALLCPPLQSDPEAGEVCDGSSSNEVTWLRPAEVFSPFRPVVHRNVTPFVNPYATAETLVPVDAKAEEARCQELLSAAACNANNSTGHRKSAGLARQSDVATPEPQAFHLLYPETISVLDTFSHEERGLWSNCTPTESVRRYRALPPLMQPYDGALIAGCAETPAQACESRYSTSLRHKLKQAEQLAALTNAPPFLMSAFNSALLAVEQAQRYVPEGWYLWELVYPHAPGTCHPVYNPFGKYAVKLFVDGAYRKVLVDDCLPVDVLGRPLLSTTSRKELWPCLIAKAVLKALGAVSGVQALTSSPELIVATLLGNWVPQYLSPRHNTVSATALLLLYQRQLTQLESLAEPFAKESIASAAGDGGADGTGDVTGKDRKNSARGQRVSVVTAPQKRTPSIGAGKSSVRRQQSSRSSGVSGGDNEEEDALKPLRATEYCEPVIDEPLPEQPFYVCGLHAPPAEALKSEAAHTARGGYGFGPQLYTIHAMRPFRNTVALLLHTTPRACLSEGVFEEDKDADDVSALHDWSSRTTKRGAHAASSVKPPRAPDGVAPADAVGAQGGPTPITDMVVMDSDRAASVTSCWLTLEEFMLRMDTIIVWRKLAGRYANAVSVSGESLLRHQGHVSATGDNGASDSSSSAASRKKSPPARRGETATTAAAASGATAQPPTPSPPSSMWWKLTAEKASEAVVIVSCPALTEAVGRGTLAEKVPPATAPLSHSWLSVGLPDKVASCGESLEPAGAQLQRRVHFHHVQWDRAEPLNHIGSLTYANGVLCSTVLYFRPGVHLIRVDLHHVQVADKISFLSDAEMDVQLDLSHDASRDGFACVTDAGVYPAVQSCDTENVWLKRVFTLAAPTCVTLQLSTLDSTEDVGAHRQIYTAASRASAAASGGRGGGNHSNAAASGRGAPHGGGTAAGAGKSGNAPPGPGSTAADGKKRGDGTLTADAKNGVVSTVPARDASVPILRFTSLVLVNLDRPEDFCVGTAGRLVKLHLKPNEKGYLIMAYTVVPSLMAQNAQRHNKAADVAGGTGSLLPTITPMDSLAEEEGLQPPESSSLGNSFSPAASTAPPPLFPAGRWKLVLRSNAELQTFDAVAHNLHNVAIVADLPRGGSPILFRRTCTIVETTHVSIVADLRAPVPMPYTVRIVRLPAPAASTSTSTTPRALRGPNNNILPASVPEPLAIDAGRGAGAAPSRGSMFVVYESPPTQHRLFVADVLLSAAADTSLAKGGKGPATSSSTGGGMTAYAIEAAVAEADAAAWNERCRRSQEDAFLQYREAAEEQASVSSGRDLAEYQRDPVAFVQRKREASAQRRQFATEAAEKATPRSTAIARKRSGMTRRQSHHLSAGLENLPKDSPRRHSSCTQPEMAQEGDIRHSLDNVDPDTIVRMSVHLSFSTSRAEVKADTPAPDALVELRKHMRETVSWLQEWNEPGSAGGDSTAAACSVSPMGAATSSGGKSGAQRGQRDAAAAAATVEDALRSEAARQSRVEYLRNPQHLFVPSFDSEYNTDAAETPTIASFAHRARHDASGNSSGTGAAHSVATGGIQGARSYRRELSQASVGTCASLSDDPHAPYSPPVLMQDGPATQFRYAAPLQQPQYCIELLPLRSWEESPSVASQGKDGAGGLGAAGAAATNRGKRLKSSGSPSAALSAPARPHGSGPVMTSGSSPRSFAEVTPSGLSTAAAAAACTLSCPLTAAERETILLRMRRPLAEASESWDLALGQARVAKSESQAQLRSSFHAYYEAMVEQKAASGDMSSIAVPVVYHSLLGLKEEDLGVSLRPTKSLVFT